Within Bdellovibrio bacteriovorus HD100, the genomic segment TTTTCAGAACGTGCAGGTTGTGCAGTTTTACGTTGGTGATCGGCAGATCGTTGCAGATCTTCGCGGTTTCAATGATCTGTTCATCAGTTTCCGTGGGACTTCCAAAGATCAGATGAATGCCCAGATCCACGGTCGTGGAGGAAGCGATTTTGTTAATGGCCGCGATGGAATCTTCTGCCGTGTGCCCCCGGCGCATGAACTCCAGCTGATCATTATAGAAGCTCTGCACACCCAGTTCGACCGCCACAAACGATTTTTCGTGATACTCCTGCCACAAGTCCAAAACAGACTTGGAAAGGCAGTCCGGACGGGTGCCCACGGTGAAGCCTTTCACCCAGGGGTAAGACAAAGCCACATCGAAATTGTTTCTAAGAGCGGACACCTTGGTGAAGGTGTTGGTGTAGGCCTGGAAATAGATCAAAAACGCCTTGGCGTTGTACTTGTTGCTGATAATACCGTGGTACTTTTCGATCTGTGCACGAAGTTCCATGGAAAGGCTTTCGGCGTTGGCGGCAGAACCCCAAACATCGCAAAACACGCAAGTCTGCATGCCTTTCAGGCCACGGCGGTTCGGGCAGTCGTCAACAACAGCAACTGGCACCTTATAAACCTTTTCACCAAAGAGTTTATTGTAGTGCTCACTGATAGTATGATAGGGAACCCCTAACCAGCCTTTTTCCATAGGCACTTTTACAGGTTTTTTCTGCGGGAAGTCAATCAAATGAAGTCTTGGGCCGATATTGGATTTGAAATTGAGATCACAGGTGATGAAAGTCCCAGTTTACGTCTGTTGGAATCCATCGATGGCGCCACGGATCGCGGCGAAACCATGCATCACTCGGGCGGAGCCTGCTCTGAAACGCTGATGATCTATGGGCAGCCCGCAGCGCAGGTTCTGCAGAAAGTCCAGAAACCTCATTTTCTGGTAGTGGGCCTGGGGCTTGGTTACATTGAACTGGTGATCGCCCGTGAAGCTTTACTTATGGGAAAAACCGCGGCTGATGTGGGATTGATCACAAGTTATGAAAGCGTGCCAGAACTGCGCGAGTTTTTTGTTCAGTGGCTGCATGAGGATCGTGCGAATCTTCATCCGGAAGTGCTGCAGACCTATGATCAGGTTTTGCAAAGTATTTGCCGCCACACGGATCTGGATCCGCAGGATCTTAAGTTTTTCTTGAAAAATCACTTCTCTGACATCAGTAAAATCAGCGGAGCGCTTTCTGCCGACGTGGAGTTGGTGTCGAAATATCACTGCATATTATATGATGCCTTCAGCTCCAAGACGTCTCCGCATCTTTGGGAGGAAGAGTTCCTGAATAAGATTCTGCGCGAAGGGGCTGAAGAGAAAAGCCTTCTGACAACCTATGCTTGCAAGGGCAGTTTGAAGCGCGCTTTGAAATCCCAGGGCTTTGAAGTGGTCCTGCGTGAGGGGTTTCAAGGCAAACGCAACTCCACTTTGGGTCTTAAAAGCATCTAAATTTGTAACGTTACCCGGGTTGAAAAGACCTTGCTAAATACCATCAATAAATCTTTACTTAGTTATGTCTTTGTTTGCGCACGTAACAGCTTTGCTGATTTTGACGTCGGTGGCATCGGCCAAGCCGATAGTTCTGGCGACGTTCGCCATTCCCTTGATGGTGGAAAGTCCCGAGCGCGGACTTTTTGTGAATCTCACCCGCGAAATCGCGAAACGCAATTCCCGACAGATTGAGATCCTGGTTTATCCCACGGGGAAAACCCTTTTGGCATTTTCCAACAATAAAGTCGACGGTTTCTTCCCGGCTCTGGATGTGTATGTCCCCCAGGCCACGGCCAAATCCACCGCTTTCTATCGTAAGGTGGACTATGTCTTTTACAAAAAGGACAAACCCCTGAGAAGCCTCAAAGATCTTGAAGGCAAAAAGGTCGGTCTGACCTTCCGCTATCCTTATGTCAGAGAGCTCATCGGCAATAAAAAGATCCGCTTTGAAATGGCGGCCGACGATGTGCTGAATATGAAAAAGTTGGGCAAGGGACTGATTGATGCTTTTGTCGTGGAAGAGCGTTCAGGGTTGAAGGCACTGCAACTCAGCGGACAGAAGCAGATTGAGTTTGATCGAAACCAGCCTCTGTCAGAGCAGGTCGTGTACTATGCGTTTCAGGACAACGAAGACGGCAAACGTCTTGCCGATATTTTTTCTAGGACCATTGAGTCCATGAAAAAAGACGGCAGCCTCGATCGGGTCCTGACTGAGACCGCCACCACCCCACCTTAGCTATTCCACAGTTCCCAGACGGATCTCGGCATCAAGGACAATGTACAATTGTGCCTCTTCGCCCAAACTCCACTGCAAATCATAGAGTTCACTTTGGCGAGGGTATTTGGAAATCAAACCTTGTAACAATCCTTGCGCTTCCTGACGGAAAGCTCCTTGGGCAGCCCGGGATTGTTTTGCCTGAGGCTTCAGGGTTTCCGCGCGGAATCTCCACAGATCCAGCTGGAAGTTTTCATAGTCATGAAGACCTGAACCCAAACGCGCAGAGATCGTATTCAGACGCTCTTGTGCTTCCGTCAGATCGGTGTAGGCGATATCGCGCTGACCGCTCATGATGTTCTTCGCCGCGCGCAGAACCTTGATCCGGGCCCACATGAATTCATACGGGAATTCAAACACGCCATCTTGAGCGGCTGTGGCCGAAGCAGTTTCAAGCAACGCCAGGGTGCGATCCAGACCTGCGATAGAGCTGTGATCCTGTTCATTGGCGAGATAAGCCTGAATATAGTACTTCATGGAGTCATACCAGGCAGGCTTCGTTGGGTCTTCCCACGCTTTGGTGGTTCCCAGAATCTCGACCGGAGCCTTTTGTCCTGGACCCAGCAGGCGGAAGCCCACAAAGTGAGAACGGTTGGTCGGGTAAGTTTCAGCCACACTCATCCACCATTGCATGCGACCTGGTTGCATCACGTGCGTCGCTGCTGTGTACAGTTTTGTGGTGGTGCGACCAAAGGATCTGGCGCCCACCAGCTCGTCGGTGTGACCACTTAAACGATTGATCACCCATTGGGCATCAATTTTTCCGAAATCTTCATTCAGTGTGCGTTCGACATGGGCCAGACGCGCACGGGTTTCCAGGGTTTTATTCAGGCTGTATTCATAGCCTTCCTGGCTGGTTTTGCCACCCAGGAAATGATTGCTCTGGCCCAGGAATTTGTTCTGGGCACGACGAGCCACCACCACGGTATCTCCACTCAACTCTATGGAAGCGGATTCGTCGGTTTTGGCGTCTGAGATAAAGAACGTCCACGCCCCAAAGCCCTTGCGGGTCTGGATCATGGCAATAGCTTCATTCAG encodes:
- a CDS encoding TIGR01212 family radical SAM protein (This family includes YhcC from E. coli K-12, an uncharacterized radical SAM protein.); the protein is MEKGWLGVPYHTISEHYNKLFGEKVYKVPVAVVDDCPNRRGLKGMQTCVFCDVWGSAANAESLSMELRAQIEKYHGIISNKYNAKAFLIYFQAYTNTFTKVSALRNNFDVALSYPWVKGFTVGTRPDCLSKSVLDLWQEYHEKSFVAVELGVQSFYNDQLEFMRRGHTAEDSIAAINKIASSTTVDLGIHLIFGSPTETDEQIIETAKICNDLPITNVKLHNLHVLKNTPLEEMYHKGEFLPIDKDTYTRRVELFLQHLSPRLALHRLAAYSSRWDELVAPEWTRNKMGIHQHIIDVLRSHGSYQSQNFAALNESDLLLQKRLFEKSQRTDAVRA
- a CDS encoding MnmC family methyltransferase — translated: MKSWADIGFEIEITGDESPSLRLLESIDGATDRGETMHHSGGACSETLMIYGQPAAQVLQKVQKPHFLVVGLGLGYIELVIAREALLMGKTAADVGLITSYESVPELREFFVQWLHEDRANLHPEVLQTYDQVLQSICRHTDLDPQDLKFFLKNHFSDISKISGALSADVELVSKYHCILYDAFSSKTSPHLWEEEFLNKILREGAEEKSLLTTYACKGSLKRALKSQGFEVVLREGFQGKRNSTLGLKSI
- a CDS encoding substrate-binding periplasmic protein, whose product is MSLFAHVTALLILTSVASAKPIVLATFAIPLMVESPERGLFVNLTREIAKRNSRQIEILVYPTGKTLLAFSNNKVDGFFPALDVYVPQATAKSTAFYRKVDYVFYKKDKPLRSLKDLEGKKVGLTFRYPYVRELIGNKKIRFEMAADDVLNMKKLGKGLIDAFVVEERSGLKALQLSGQKQIEFDRNQPLSEQVVYYAFQDNEDGKRLADIFSRTIESMKKDGSLDRVLTETATTPP
- a CDS encoding C45 family autoproteolytic acyltransferase/hydolase, with translation MKRLLILALLLPGSAFADCVLKNELQGQKHFVCQAPGASKSVHVLDLKGGFSETAYFHGYFLKKEIEAGVLKGVQVRTERAFSALDKKSQDQLLLIKKCVIDNYRASVSDEFKTGLKNLHRGLKDAGSQVSWGAFEESNYMVEFSIFADSMQRQMDESPRKGALKVFASCAPYFIGNTLAKPFKLLAQGLRSIKMGCTGISASASSSRDGALLHGRNFDTGLLGFYEPEQVIVINRQKNGTTSVGLGSAGLHYAGGISGINSHGLSVSLHELQTEGTQIRYDRGESDIAPYLLHSVLLKARNLNEAIAMIQTRKGFGAWTFFISDAKTDESASIELSGDTVVVARRAQNKFLGQSNHFLGGKTSQEGYEYSLNKTLETRARLAHVERTLNEDFGKIDAQWVINRLSGHTDELVGARSFGRTTTKLYTAATHVMQPGRMQWWMSVAETYPTNRSHFVGFRLLGPGQKAPVEILGTTKAWEDPTKPAWYDSMKYYIQAYLANEQDHSSIAGLDRTLALLETASATAAQDGVFEFPYEFMWARIKVLRAAKNIMSGQRDIAYTDLTEAQERLNTISARLGSGLHDYENFQLDLWRFRAETLKPQAKQSRAAQGAFRQEAQGLLQGLISKYPRQSELYDLQWSLGEEAQLYIVLDAEIRLGTVE